Proteins found in one Streptomyces sp. NBC_00461 genomic segment:
- the smc gene encoding chromosome segregation protein SMC has product MHLKALTLRGFKSFASATTLRFEPGITCVVGPNGSGKSNVVDALSWVMGEQGAKSLRGGKMEDVIFAGTTGRPPLGRAEVSLTIDNSDGALPIEYAEVTITRIMFRNGGSEYQINGDTCRLLDIQDLLSDSGIGREMHVIVGQGQLDSVLHADPMGRRAFIEEAAGVLKHRKRKEKALRKLDAMQANLARVQDLTDELRRQLKPLGRQAAVARRAAVIQADLRDARLRLLADDLVRLREALKAEVADEAALKERKENAERELKKALQREALLEDEVRQLTPRLQRAQQTWYELSQLAERVRGTISLADARVKSATSAPPEERRGRDPEDMEREAARIREQEAELEAALEAAERALEDTVAHRAELERELTQEERRLKDVARAIADRREGLARLNGQVNAARSRAASAQAEIDRLAAARDEAQERAVVAQEEYEALKAEVDGLDAGDAELGEQHEAAKQRLSDAETALTAAREAATAAERKRAATQARHEALSLGLRRKDGTGALLGAKDRLTGLLGPAAELLTVTPGYEVPLAAAFGAAADALAVTSPSAAAEAIRLLRKQDAGRAALLLAGEAPQRGAGNWATSHDEPADAPQPHAADFVRAPADLMPAIRRLLHGVVVVGTLEDAEDLVYSRPDLTAVTAEGDLLGAHFAHGGSAGAPSLLEVQASVDEAAAELEELAVRCEELTEAQYAAGERRKECAASVEELGERRRAADREKSTVAQQLGRLAGQARGAAGEAERSLAAAARAQEALDRALEEAEELAERLAVAEEMPVEEEPDTSVRDRLAADGANARQTEMEARLQVRTHEERVKGLAGRADSLDRAARAEREARARAEQRRARLRHEASVAEAVASGARQLLAHVEVSLARADEERTAADVAKARREQELAAARSEGRDLKGELDKLTDSVHRGEVLGAEKRMRIEQLETKALEELGVEPAGLMSEYGPHQPVPPSPPAEGEELPEDPEHPRNLPKQFHRAEQEKRLKAAERAYQQLGKVNPLALEEFAALEERHKFLSEQLEDLKKTRLDLLQVVKEVDERVEQVFTEAYRDTAREFEGVFSRLFPGGDGRLILTDPDNMLTTGVDVEARPPGKKVKRLSLLSGGERSLTAVALLVSIFKARPSPFYVMDEVEAALDDTNLQRLIRIMQELQEASQLIVITHQKRTMEVADALYGVSMQGDGVSKVISQRLR; this is encoded by the coding sequence GTGCACCTCAAGGCCCTGACCCTCCGCGGGTTCAAGTCGTTCGCCTCGGCGACCACACTCCGGTTCGAACCGGGCATCACGTGTGTCGTGGGACCGAACGGCTCGGGCAAGTCCAACGTCGTGGACGCCCTGAGCTGGGTCATGGGCGAGCAGGGTGCCAAGTCGCTGCGCGGCGGCAAGATGGAGGACGTCATCTTCGCCGGCACCACCGGCCGTCCGCCACTTGGCCGTGCCGAGGTTTCGCTGACCATCGACAACTCCGACGGCGCCCTGCCCATCGAGTACGCCGAGGTCACCATCACGCGGATCATGTTCCGCAACGGCGGCAGTGAGTACCAGATCAACGGTGACACCTGCCGTCTGCTCGACATCCAGGACCTCCTGTCCGACTCCGGCATCGGCCGCGAGATGCACGTCATCGTCGGCCAGGGCCAGCTCGACTCCGTCCTGCACGCCGATCCCATGGGCCGCCGCGCCTTCATCGAAGAGGCCGCGGGCGTCCTCAAGCACCGCAAGCGCAAGGAGAAGGCGCTCAGGAAACTCGACGCGATGCAGGCCAACCTCGCGCGCGTGCAGGACCTGACGGACGAACTGCGCAGACAGCTCAAGCCACTGGGCCGGCAGGCGGCGGTGGCGCGGCGGGCGGCCGTGATCCAGGCGGATCTGCGGGATGCGCGCCTGAGGCTGCTGGCCGACGATCTCGTACGGCTGCGGGAGGCGCTGAAGGCCGAGGTCGCGGACGAGGCGGCGCTCAAGGAGCGCAAGGAGAACGCCGAGCGGGAGCTGAAGAAGGCCCTGCAGCGCGAGGCGCTCCTGGAGGACGAGGTACGGCAGCTCACCCCGCGGCTGCAGCGCGCCCAGCAGACCTGGTACGAGCTCTCGCAGCTCGCCGAGCGGGTGCGCGGCACGATCTCGCTGGCCGACGCGCGCGTGAAGAGCGCGACCTCCGCGCCGCCGGAGGAGCGGCGGGGCCGCGACCCCGAGGACATGGAGCGCGAAGCCGCCCGCATCCGGGAGCAGGAGGCCGAGCTCGAAGCGGCACTGGAGGCGGCCGAGCGGGCCCTTGAGGACACTGTCGCGCACCGGGCCGAGCTGGAGCGCGAACTCACTCAGGAGGAACGGCGCCTGAAGGATGTCGCGCGCGCGATCGCCGACCGCCGTGAGGGTCTCGCCCGGCTGAACGGCCAGGTCAACGCGGCCCGTTCGCGCGCGGCCTCCGCCCAGGCCGAGATCGACCGGCTGGCCGCCGCCCGCGACGAGGCCCAGGAGCGCGCCGTCGTCGCGCAGGAGGAGTACGAGGCCCTCAAGGCCGAGGTCGACGGCCTCGACGCGGGCGATGCGGAACTCGGTGAGCAGCACGAGGCGGCGAAACAGCGGCTGTCGGACGCCGAGACCGCACTGACGGCGGCCCGGGAGGCGGCCACCGCGGCGGAACGCAAGCGGGCCGCGACCCAGGCCCGGCACGAGGCACTGTCCCTGGGCCTGCGCCGCAAGGACGGAACGGGCGCACTGCTGGGGGCGAAGGATCGTCTCACCGGGCTGCTGGGCCCGGCGGCCGAGCTGCTGACGGTGACACCGGGCTACGAGGTCCCGCTGGCGGCGGCCTTCGGCGCGGCGGCGGACGCCCTCGCGGTCACGTCACCGTCCGCCGCTGCCGAAGCGATCCGCCTGCTGCGCAAGCAGGACGCCGGACGGGCGGCGTTGCTCCTGGCGGGGGAAGCGCCCCAAAGGGGCGCGGGGAACTGGGCGACAAGCCACGACGAACCCGCAGACGCCCCACAACCTCACGCGGCAGATTTCGTCCGCGCCCCTGCCGACCTCATGCCCGCCATCCGCCGCCTCCTCCACGGAGTGGTCGTCGTCGGCACCCTCGAAGACGCCGAGGACCTCGTCTACTCCCGCCCCGACCTCACCGCCGTAACCGCCGAAGGCGACCTGCTGGGCGCTCACTTCGCGCACGGTGGTTCCGCCGGGGCGCCCAGCCTGCTGGAAGTGCAGGCGTCCGTGGACGAGGCCGCCGCCGAGCTGGAAGAGCTGGCCGTGCGGTGCGAGGAGCTGACCGAGGCGCAGTACGCGGCAGGGGAACGACGCAAGGAATGCGCGGCGTCGGTCGAGGAGCTGGGGGAGCGACGGCGCGCCGCCGACCGGGAGAAGTCGACCGTCGCCCAGCAGCTCGGACGGCTCGCCGGGCAGGCACGGGGCGCGGCGGGCGAGGCGGAGCGTTCCCTCGCCGCCGCCGCACGGGCGCAAGAGGCACTCGACCGGGCCCTGGAGGAGGCCGAGGAGCTCGCCGAACGGCTCGCCGTCGCCGAGGAGATGCCGGTCGAGGAGGAGCCCGACACATCCGTACGGGATCGTCTCGCCGCCGACGGTGCCAACGCACGCCAGACCGAGATGGAGGCCCGGCTCCAGGTCCGTACGCACGAGGAGCGGGTCAAGGGCCTTGCCGGGCGCGCCGATTCACTCGACCGGGCCGCCCGCGCGGAACGCGAGGCACGCGCGCGCGCCGAGCAGCGCCGCGCGCGGCTGCGGCACGAGGCGTCCGTGGCGGAAGCCGTCGCCTCCGGAGCCCGGCAGCTGCTCGCGCACGTCGAGGTCTCCCTGGCCCGCGCCGACGAGGAGCGTACGGCGGCCGACGTGGCCAAGGCCCGGCGCGAGCAGGAGCTGGCCGCCGCCCGGAGCGAGGGCCGCGACCTCAAGGGCGAGCTCGACAAGCTGACCGACTCCGTCCACCGCGGTGAGGTGCTCGGCGCCGAGAAGCGCATGCGGATCGAGCAGCTGGAGACCAAGGCGCTGGAGGAGCTGGGCGTGGAGCCGGCCGGGCTCATGTCCGAGTACGGCCCCCATCAGCCCGTGCCGCCGTCCCCGCCCGCCGAGGGCGAGGAGCTGCCCGAGGACCCCGAGCACCCGCGCAATCTGCCCAAGCAGTTCCACCGGGCCGAGCAGGAGAAGCGGCTCAAGGCCGCCGAGCGGGCCTATCAGCAGCTCGGCAAGGTCAACCCGCTCGCCCTGGAGGAGTTCGCCGCGCTGGAGGAACGCCACAAGTTCCTCAGCGAGCAGCTTGAGGACCTGAAGAAGACCCGCCTCGATCTGCTCCAGGTGGTCAAGGAGGTCGACGAGCGCGTCGAGCAGGTCTTCACCGAGGCCTACCGGGACACGGCCCGGGAGTTCGAGGGTGTCTTCAGCCGGCTGTTCCCCGGTGGCGACGGGCGTCTGATCCTCACGGATCCCGACAACATGCTCACCACGGGCGTCGACGTCGAGGCACGGCCGCCGGGCAAGAAGGTCAAGCGGCTGTCGCTGCTCTCGGGTGGTGAGCGCTCCCTCACGGCCGTGGCCCTGCTGGTGTCGATCTTCAAGGCCCGTCCGAGCCCGTTCTACGTGATGGACGAGGTCGAGGCCGCGCTCGACGACACCAACCTGCAGCGGTTGATCCGGATCATGCAGGAACTGCAGGAAGCGTCACAGCTCATCGTCATCACGCACCAGAAGCGGACGATGGAGGTCGCCGACGCCCTGTACGGCGTCTCCATGCAGGGTGACGGGGTGTCGAAGGTCATCAGCCAACGGCTGCGCTAG